Proteins encoded within one genomic window of Pararhizobium capsulatum DSM 1112:
- the moaB gene encoding molybdenum cofactor biosynthesis protein B: MTQLDETKPFVPVSFAVMTVSDTRTLADDRSGDTLAARITDAGHMLAERTIVPDDRAAIAETVLAWSNDPAIDVVITTGGTGFTGRDVTPDALEPLFDKRMDGFSAVFHRISYEKIGTSTVQSRATAGLIGTTFVFVLPGSPGACRDAWDGILKQQFDYRHTPCNFVEIMPRLDEHLKRG, translated from the coding sequence ATGACACAGCTTGACGAAACAAAACCTTTTGTTCCCGTCAGCTTTGCGGTCATGACCGTTTCCGATACGCGCACGCTCGCCGATGATCGCTCCGGCGATACGCTTGCCGCCCGAATCACTGACGCCGGCCATATGCTTGCCGAGCGCACCATAGTGCCGGACGATCGCGCCGCCATCGCCGAGACGGTGCTGGCCTGGTCAAACGACCCCGCCATCGATGTTGTTATCACAACGGGCGGCACGGGCTTTACGGGGCGCGATGTCACCCCCGATGCGCTGGAGCCGCTGTTCGACAAGCGAATGGATGGCTTTTCGGCGGTCTTCCACCGCATTTCCTACGAGAAGATCGGCACATCGACGGTCCAGTCGCGTGCAACGGCCGGCTTGATCGGCACGACCTTCGTCTTCGTTCTACCCGGCTCGCCCGGAGCCTGCCGCGACGCCTGGGATGGCATCCTGAAGCAGCAATTCGACTATCGCCACACGCCCTGCAACTTCGTCGAGATCATGCCCCGCCTGGATGAACATCTGAAACGCGGCTGA
- a CDS encoding 4-(cytidine 5'-diphospho)-2-C-methyl-D-erythritol kinase encodes MTAANASLNENLPHFDLVQSAPAKINLALHVIGQRADGHHLLESIVTFADRGDRVGLSATDEDRFTVSGSFACDIPADGPAASGNLVLKARNSLRALLLQRGLPARPMHLHLEKNLPVASGIGGGSADAAATLRGLLALWAVPPFVDDRFSDDLAAVALQLGADVPMCFHGKPLMARGVGERTEALAAFPAFPMLLVNPRVPVSTPVIFRTLTNKANPSLVLPHHTVAAADWIGALAAMRNDLEPPAQALAPVIGDVSQALSETGARLARMSGSGATCFGLFSDEHARDRAAEMLCADHPDWYVLRCFSIGGDHHDTA; translated from the coding sequence ATGACTGCTGCGAATGCATCCCTGAACGAAAACCTGCCGCACTTCGACCTTGTGCAGTCGGCACCCGCCAAGATCAATCTTGCGCTGCATGTGATCGGTCAGCGGGCGGACGGGCATCACCTCCTCGAAAGCATCGTGACCTTCGCGGACCGGGGAGATCGTGTTGGCCTCTCTGCTACGGACGAGGACCGCTTCACGGTCTCGGGCAGCTTCGCGTGCGATATTCCAGCCGACGGGCCTGCCGCGTCCGGCAATCTCGTGCTCAAGGCGCGCAACAGCCTGCGTGCACTGCTGCTGCAACGTGGCCTTCCCGCGAGGCCGATGCATCTGCATCTTGAAAAGAATTTGCCAGTTGCCTCCGGCATTGGTGGTGGCTCGGCCGATGCCGCAGCAACGTTGAGGGGGCTGCTCGCGTTGTGGGCTGTTCCTCCCTTTGTGGACGATAGGTTTTCGGACGATCTCGCCGCTGTTGCGCTTCAGCTCGGCGCAGATGTGCCCATGTGCTTTCACGGCAAGCCTTTGATGGCGCGCGGCGTCGGCGAGCGGACGGAGGCGCTTGCCGCCTTTCCGGCCTTCCCGATGCTGCTCGTCAACCCGCGTGTGCCGGTCTCGACGCCCGTCATCTTTCGCACACTGACGAACAAGGCCAATCCGTCGCTTGTGCTGCCCCATCATACGGTTGCGGCCGCTGATTGGATTGGTGCACTGGCAGCCATGCGCAACGATCTTGAGCCGCCGGCCCAGGCACTTGCGCCGGTCATCGGTGATGTTTCCCAGGCCCTTTCTGAAACCGGCGCTCGCCTTGCCCGCATGTCGGGCTCGGGTGCCACCTGCTTCGGCCTGTTTTCCGATGAACATGCGCGCGATCGGGCGGCGGAGATGCTTTGCGCAGATCATCCCGACTGGTACGTTCTGCGCTGTTTCAGCATTGGAGGAGATCATCATGACACAGCTTGA
- a CDS encoding tetratricopeptide repeat protein, with the protein MRQIHILRLLSGAALMALASFASAPHSFAEETPAATETKPFDVNSINSFSGAFLAARTADVDRDLDVATKLYRTALEFQPDNVEVKQRLMITLLMNGQFQEGVKVAEQLKSDGSVERITTVTRAVEAIRKREYRKAEKLLVYNGPNDLDRLLNGLLIGWAKAGSGNPKDAIASIQAMEGPEWFAIFKNYHEGAIALAAGDKATARSKFNDAVLDRNGGGAAPDTFLRAVTALARLEARDGNKQKALDAIAVGENFLNNYAPLSALRTSIEKGQPQEQQVRDAAQGAAAVLFTIGAALNREGAEDIVSLYLQSARALDPDSADILVMLGGVAETLKKPEQAIELYKSVPEGSPMRRLSEMQLGLALASIGKVEESKKHLKGLLELDPKDIRSYVAYGSVLSDAKDYKEMAHVYDQAVESIGPLPQKKDWSIFFQRGIAYERLKEWAKAEPNFTKALELNPDQPQVLNYLGYSWVDMNINLDKGLEMIRKAVELKPDDGYIVDSLGWAYFRMNRFDDAVSELERAAELLAGDPTINDHLGDAYWRVGRKLEAVFQWNQTLELKPEEAEIPKIKAKIENGLPALKENVPSAADAEETLPKKADPVDTAGKKS; encoded by the coding sequence ATGCGGCAGATACACATTCTTCGCCTCCTCAGTGGTGCAGCGCTTATGGCCCTCGCCTCCTTCGCCAGCGCGCCCCACAGCTTTGCCGAGGAGACGCCGGCTGCCACTGAGACGAAGCCGTTCGATGTCAATTCGATCAACAGCTTCTCAGGCGCCTTCCTTGCAGCCCGCACGGCAGACGTCGATCGTGATCTCGATGTCGCCACCAAGCTCTACCGCACGGCTCTCGAATTCCAGCCGGACAATGTCGAAGTCAAGCAGCGGCTGATGATCACGCTTCTGATGAACGGTCAGTTCCAGGAGGGCGTGAAGGTTGCTGAACAGCTGAAATCCGATGGCTCTGTCGAGCGCATCACCACCGTTACTCGCGCCGTCGAGGCCATCCGCAAGCGGGAATACCGCAAGGCGGAGAAGCTTCTGGTCTATAACGGCCCGAACGATCTCGACCGGCTGCTCAACGGGCTGTTGATCGGCTGGGCCAAGGCCGGCTCGGGCAATCCCAAGGATGCGATCGCCTCGATCCAGGCCATGGAAGGTCCGGAATGGTTTGCGATCTTCAAGAACTACCATGAAGGTGCCATCGCTCTTGCTGCCGGTGACAAGGCGACGGCCCGCTCCAAGTTCAATGATGCCGTGCTCGACCGCAATGGCGGCGGTGCGGCCCCCGACACGTTCCTGCGGGCAGTCACCGCACTCGCGCGTCTCGAAGCCCGTGACGGCAACAAGCAGAAAGCGCTGGATGCGATCGCCGTCGGCGAGAACTTCCTCAACAACTATGCCCCGCTCAGCGCCCTGCGCACCAGCATCGAAAAGGGCCAGCCACAGGAGCAGCAGGTCCGCGACGCTGCCCAGGGTGCTGCCGCCGTTCTCTTCACGATCGGCGCTGCACTGAACCGCGAAGGTGCGGAAGACATCGTTTCGCTCTATCTGCAGTCGGCTCGGGCGCTTGACCCGGATAGCGCCGATATTCTCGTCATGCTTGGCGGCGTTGCCGAGACGCTGAAGAAGCCTGAGCAGGCTATCGAACTCTATAAAAGCGTGCCGGAAGGCTCGCCGATGCGCCGCCTCTCGGAAATGCAGCTGGGGCTGGCCCTCGCCTCCATTGGCAAGGTGGAGGAATCCAAGAAGCACCTGAAGGGCTTGCTCGAGCTCGATCCGAAGGACATCCGCAGCTATGTCGCCTATGGCAGCGTGCTGTCGGACGCCAAGGACTACAAGGAAATGGCCCATGTCTACGACCAGGCCGTCGAATCGATCGGCCCGCTTCCGCAGAAAAAGGACTGGTCGATCTTCTTCCAGCGCGGCATCGCTTACGAGCGGCTGAAGGAATGGGCCAAGGCCGAGCCGAACTTCACCAAGGCGCTGGAACTCAACCCGGACCAGCCGCAGGTGCTGAACTATCTCGGCTATTCCTGGGTCGATATGAACATCAACCTCGACAAGGGCCTGGAGATGATCCGCAAGGCTGTCGAGCTGAAGCCGGATGACGGCTATATCGTCGATTCGCTCGGCTGGGCCTATTTCCGCATGAACCGCTTCGACGACGCCGTTTCAGAGCTGGAGCGGGCCGCCGAACTCCTGGCCGGCGATCCGACGATCAATGACCATCTGGGCGATGCCTACTGGCGCGTCGGGCGCAAGCTCGAAGCCGTGTTCCAGTGGAACCAGACGCTGGAACTGAAGCCGGAAGAGGCGGAAATTCCGAAGATCAAGGCCAAGATCGAGAACGGCCTGCCGGCACTGAAGGAAAATGTTCCGAGCGCGGCCGATGCGGAGGAAACTCTGCCGAAGAAGGCAGACCCCGTGGATACGGCCGGCAAGAAGTCCTGA